In the genome of Acidobacteriota bacterium, the window TGCTATTTAATGGTTGATTGTTATGAGAAAGAAAAAAGTGAAGAATGCACCCGGGAACATGCAGCTGGAATTCATAAGGCTGGATAAAATCGACCGCTGCCTGATGGCTGCTCTGCTGGAGGATGGCCGGATGCCTCTCTCGGAGATCGCGCAACGCGCCAGAGCTGCACCTGCTACAATCCATGAGCGGCTGGCTAAACTGCGCCGCATCGGGATCATCAAGGGATTTTCGGCACGGTTGAACGCGCGCGCTCTGGGTTACACGGTGACTGCACTCGTGCATCTCCGGACTAATCTTGCCAAGAACGTGGGACAAACCGTTTCCGAACTTCAGGCGATACCGGAAGTCGAAGAAATCCATGTCATCACAGGCGAATATGACCTGTGGG includes:
- a CDS encoding Lrp/AsnC family transcriptional regulator: MRKKKVKNAPGNMQLEFIRLDKIDRCLMAALLEDGRMPLSEIAQRARAAPATIHERLAKLRRIGIIKGFSARLNARALGYTVTALVHLRTNLAKNVGQTVSELQAIPEVEEIHVITGEYDLWVKVRARDTAHLQELLIKRIHRVTGFVRSATEICLTTPLERSAPAFQSAESFPDDVIVGSNLSENTT